A genomic region of Gemmatimonadota bacterium contains the following coding sequences:
- a CDS encoding tetratricopeptide repeat protein, whose protein sequence is MRNIIFSALLLFIPFLADTGPYTTIIYNPPREHPRQLTLEDENRLHSDVMHFRRRIEENKEDPDNYFNLGLAALSLEKLATAESAFRVVLELRPEDGDAHFNLGLLYARQEEYEKAIEEFGRTVELDPKRADAHYNLGKAYQITGRLVDSIASLVEATTLEPDNPLFQFGRGFTEEELGALGQAAVSYGNAVTVDPGYVEAHYAMGRVLFGQRKLEEARESFRKAIRLDPGFIEAYIQLGVIALSEGKPDQAIQAYENALRVDESSVAALGGLGLSNMRIGEAERAIGFYEKALALDPESASLLYNVGTAYFLAQRHEEALSAFDRAIKSNPGYSEPYLALGNALNALGRQGEAVGFLDRFQQLKTIQEEVKEAEDLVLLHPRTAEAHYNLATALTRIGRYKEAVGEFRIATDLAPGFVEAYNNLGVTYLQLGEFEKARGAYQQSILLDSTFVDAYTNLAWLHTRHGENLDRALELADKALKIAPNSLSYETKAVVLNARGEYRAADEAMREAIRIKPENAQLLKKWEEIKRDRNGS, encoded by the coding sequence ATGCGCAACATCATCTTTTCCGCTCTTCTCCTGTTTATTCCTTTCCTTGCGGATACCGGTCCCTATACCACGATCATATACAATCCTCCCCGGGAACATCCTAGGCAACTGACGCTTGAGGACGAAAACCGTCTTCATAGTGACGTGATGCATTTCCGGAGACGGATCGAAGAAAACAAAGAAGATCCGGATAACTACTTTAACCTGGGGCTTGCCGCCCTGTCTCTTGAAAAGCTGGCTACAGCGGAATCGGCCTTCAGGGTAGTCCTCGAACTGCGGCCCGAGGATGGCGACGCACATTTTAATCTCGGACTGCTTTACGCTCGACAGGAAGAGTACGAAAAGGCGATCGAAGAATTCGGCCGTACAGTGGAACTCGATCCCAAGCGGGCGGATGCGCACTACAACCTGGGGAAGGCCTATCAGATCACCGGCAGGCTGGTGGATTCGATAGCGTCCCTGGTGGAGGCGACTACGCTCGAGCCCGATAATCCCCTCTTTCAGTTTGGCCGCGGATTCACGGAGGAGGAACTCGGCGCTCTGGGCCAGGCGGCCGTTTCCTATGGCAATGCCGTGACCGTTGATCCCGGTTACGTCGAGGCCCATTACGCGATGGGTCGGGTATTGTTCGGTCAGAGGAAACTGGAGGAAGCGAGGGAGTCCTTTCGAAAAGCAATACGGCTCGATCCCGGATTTATAGAAGCTTACATCCAACTCGGTGTCATCGCGCTGAGCGAGGGGAAACCGGACCAGGCCATTCAGGCTTACGAGAATGCTCTACGCGTGGATGAATCATCGGTGGCGGCGCTCGGTGGACTGGGCCTGAGCAACATGCGCATTGGAGAGGCGGAACGAGCGATAGGTTTCTACGAGAAGGCCCTGGCCCTGGATCCTGAATCGGCTTCCCTGCTGTACAATGTCGGTACGGCCTATTTCCTTGCGCAGCGTCATGAAGAAGCGCTGAGCGCTTTCGATCGGGCCATCAAGTCAAACCCCGGCTATTCCGAGCCATATCTGGCGCTGGGCAACGCGCTGAACGCCTTGGGCAGGCAGGGTGAAGCGGTTGGGTTCCTCGACAGATTTCAGCAGCTCAAGACCATCCAGGAAGAGGTGAAAGAGGCGGAAGACCTGGTATTGCTGCATCCGCGCACGGCAGAGGCGCATTACAACCTGGCTACGGCCTTGACGCGCATCGGACGCTATAAGGAGGCGGTCGGTGAATTCAGGATCGCCACGGATCTCGCGCCGGGCTTCGTGGAGGCGTACAACAATCTGGGTGTGACTTATCTACAACTCGGAGAATTCGAGAAAGCCCGCGGCGCCTACCAGCAGTCTATCCTGCTGGATTCGACCTTTGTGGATGCCTACACGAATCTGGCATGGCTCCATACCCGGCATGGTGAAAACCTGGACCGCGCACTGGAGTTGGCTGACAAGGCCTTGAAGATAGCCCCGAACTCCCTTTCCTATGAAACAAAGGCGGTTGTGCTCAACGCCAGAGGGGAGTACAGGGCAGCGGACGAGGCGATGCGGGAAGCGATCCGGATCAAGCCGGAAAACGCCCAACTGTTGAAGAAGTGGGAAGAAATCAAGAGAGATAGAAACGGTTCTTAG
- a CDS encoding multiheme c-type cytochrome produces the protein MADPKTSYTTIIMERVPEEDDSSYDFITPHRSLVDLRTEPEELEDLRMQSHTGFEEGCNLCHFEPTCYLCHRDLYNQWSTSQHAKGVDNPWTINLYDGTDAEGNENVGPGFRLDFPDDPGECADCHAPTAAINSPGKTDLKVVYNRTIVAYPTEQGYKSLERAEYERKAGSVDGAGIHCDFCHKIQNVEVNEKAGVNGSITLHRVNMAEERERRRISGRLPPMFVYGPYDDVINFSPIPGIEHTSPMIASYNPQYQSSDYCSACHQHKNEHGLPFMDTYREWKESPYSAMGIECQDCHMKPELGYGLATFVDGDADKFWTPVADRDAATVKHHDFPGATEKLLANAATLAIDAVASQGELTVTINVRNVNTGHHIPSGITIRNMLLLVTPVLENGDTLRYTGDQRVPVYGGEGDLKEGNYAGYPGKGFALVFGDDKGNSHVMDWQATRIVEDTRIKALENDVSVYTFEMPSDADRVDVHTDLIYRRAFKPLADLKKWTQKDMTVATDVTTLRPRNQTQASSPPQGQTLLARIRSYFD, from the coding sequence ATGGCAGATCCGAAAACCTCATATACAACGATAATCATGGAAAGGGTGCCGGAGGAAGACGATAGCAGTTACGATTTCATCACGCCCCACCGGTCACTGGTTGACCTGCGCACCGAACCCGAAGAGCTGGAGGATTTGCGGATGCAGTCGCATACGGGTTTCGAGGAAGGGTGCAACCTATGCCATTTCGAGCCCACGTGCTACCTGTGCCATCGCGACCTCTATAACCAGTGGAGCACTTCGCAACACGCCAAGGGCGTGGACAATCCGTGGACGATAAACCTCTATGATGGTACGGACGCGGAAGGAAACGAAAACGTTGGTCCGGGTTTCCGGCTGGATTTTCCAGATGACCCGGGAGAATGTGCCGACTGTCACGCGCCGACGGCCGCCATCAACTCGCCCGGGAAGACTGATTTGAAGGTGGTTTACAACCGTACGATCGTCGCCTACCCCACGGAGCAAGGGTACAAGTCACTCGAACGGGCGGAATATGAACGAAAAGCGGGTTCGGTTGACGGCGCCGGTATCCATTGCGACTTCTGCCATAAGATCCAGAACGTGGAGGTCAATGAGAAAGCCGGCGTCAATGGATCCATTACCCTGCATCGAGTCAACATGGCGGAAGAGAGGGAACGGCGACGAATCTCCGGGCGGCTGCCGCCGATGTTCGTGTACGGGCCCTATGATGACGTGATCAACTTTTCTCCCATCCCGGGTATTGAACATACCTCGCCAATGATTGCCAGCTACAATCCCCAGTATCAGAGCAGTGACTACTGTTCTGCCTGCCACCAACACAAGAACGAACACGGCCTTCCGTTCATGGATACTTACCGGGAGTGGAAGGAAAGTCCTTATTCGGCCATGGGAATAGAATGTCAGGACTGTCACATGAAGCCGGAGCTCGGTTACGGTCTGGCTACCTTCGTCGACGGTGACGCCGATAAGTTCTGGACGCCGGTGGCGGACCGGGACGCGGCTACGGTAAAACACCACGACTTTCCGGGTGCGACGGAGAAGCTGCTGGCGAACGCTGCCACCCTGGCCATAGATGCCGTGGCGTCTCAAGGAGAGTTGACCGTCACCATTAACGTGCGCAACGTTAATACGGGACACCATATTCCATCGGGCATTACGATACGGAATATGCTGCTCCTGGTAACGCCGGTACTGGAAAACGGGGATACCCTGCGTTATACCGGGGACCAGCGGGTACCCGTCTACGGCGGAGAAGGCGACCTGAAAGAGGGTAATTACGCCGGGTATCCGGGGAAAGGATTCGCCCTCGTTTTCGGTGACGACAAAGGCAATTCCCATGTCATGGACTGGCAGGCGACCCGCATCGTCGAAGATACCCGGATCAAGGCCCTGGAAAACGATGTCTCCGTCTATACGTTTGAAATGCCGTCCGACGCCGATCGAGTAGATGTCCATACAGACCTGATTTACAGGAGAGCGTTTAAACCGCTCGCGGACCTCAAGAAGTGGACGCAGAAAGACATGACGGTCGCCACCGACGTGACTACGCTCAGGCCACGCAATCAGACCCAAGCTTCCTCGCCGCCACAAGGACAGACCCTTCTCGCCCGCATCCGTTCCTATTTCGACTGA
- a CDS encoding PorV/PorQ family protein, giving the protein MKAFVRWGMIAGLLMALSVPAHAQVSKSGSAATKFLTLDSSARAAGLASSATAYTDLGAFAALTNQSTMVFVEGRGAVGVSYTKYFAEMTLFSAALVWNLGDNGAVGLGVHSLLSGDIPFTTSTDPTHQFDTAGQNFTVTDLAIGPSYARRLTDSFAVGGSVKFISEGTSGAGDVDRTSRAVAFDAGTIYTTDFRNFRIGASFQNFGPDMQFIDESNARDILPTTFRIGFAGEPASLPVGSVMVSAELWKLREFDSVLNTGIEWWVNEYLAGRVGWKVGYSGGQDEGLSAGAGLRFSQGELSLNIDYAYTQFDLLDDLHRISVGVGF; this is encoded by the coding sequence ATGAAAGCATTCGTTCGATGGGGTATGATCGCGGGACTGCTGATGGCCCTGTCGGTCCCGGCACATGCCCAGGTTTCCAAAAGCGGAAGCGCCGCGACGAAGTTCTTGACGCTCGATTCTAGCGCGCGCGCCGCCGGACTCGCGTCTTCTGCCACAGCCTATACGGATCTGGGAGCATTCGCCGCACTGACGAATCAGTCAACCATGGTGTTCGTAGAGGGCAGAGGCGCGGTAGGTGTCTCATATACAAAGTACTTTGCAGAAATGACACTGTTCAGCGCCGCCCTGGTGTGGAATCTCGGTGACAACGGTGCCGTCGGTTTAGGTGTGCATTCGCTGCTTTCCGGCGATATACCCTTTACTACCTCGACGGACCCGACGCACCAGTTTGATACGGCTGGTCAGAACTTTACGGTCACCGACCTGGCGATCGGTCCGAGCTACGCGCGTCGATTGACGGATTCCTTCGCGGTCGGCGGATCCGTAAAGTTCATTTCGGAAGGTACGAGTGGCGCGGGCGACGTCGACAGAACGAGCAGGGCAGTCGCGTTCGATGCGGGTACCATTTATACCACCGATTTTAGAAACTTCCGTATTGGCGCGTCGTTTCAGAATTTCGGGCCGGATATGCAGTTTATTGATGAATCCAATGCCAGAGATATTCTGCCGACGACGTTCCGGATCGGGTTCGCTGGCGAACCGGCGTCACTTCCGGTGGGAAGCGTCATGGTCAGTGCCGAACTCTGGAAGCTCCGTGAATTCGATTCCGTACTCAATACGGGAATCGAATGGTGGGTAAATGAGTACCTCGCGGGTCGTGTCGGTTGGAAAGTCGGATACAGCGGCGGCCAGGATGAGGGGCTTTCCGCGGGTGCCGGCCTGAGATTCAGCCAGGGTGAGTTGAGTCTTAACATCGACTACGCATACACCCAGTTCGACCTCCTTGATGATCTACATCGCATTTCCGTTGGCGTTGGCTTCTAG